A section of the Anabaena cylindrica PCC 7122 genome encodes:
- the rppA gene encoding two-component system response regulator RppA — MRILLVDDEFELTDPLSRILTREGYIVDTAYNGTSGSQLAQTGTYDLLILDWMLPGKTGLEICQELRRQAKTTPVLFLTAKDTLDDRVQGLDAGADDYLVKPFELRELLARVRALLRRSGVELHSTSSLRLVVADLELDVENQISYRQGRIIELSQKESQLLQYFMEHAGQLLTHGQIMQHLWQDDEQPGSNVIAALIRLLRRKIEVNSESALIHTVYGKGYRFGSVVME; from the coding sequence ATGAGAATTTTATTAGTTGATGATGAATTTGAACTCACAGATCCCTTAAGCCGCATCTTAACTCGTGAAGGTTATATTGTAGATACTGCTTATAATGGAACAAGCGGCAGCCAACTTGCACAAACAGGCACTTATGACTTACTAATTTTAGATTGGATGTTGCCAGGAAAAACAGGGTTGGAAATTTGTCAGGAATTACGCCGACAAGCTAAAACTACCCCCGTTCTATTTCTAACAGCCAAAGATACTCTAGATGACCGTGTACAAGGTTTAGATGCTGGTGCAGATGATTATTTAGTGAAACCCTTTGAACTGCGGGAGTTACTAGCAAGAGTCCGTGCTTTGTTGCGGCGTTCAGGCGTTGAGTTGCATAGCACTTCATCACTACGTTTAGTAGTAGCTGATTTAGAACTAGATGTAGAAAACCAAATATCTTATCGTCAAGGCCGAATTATTGAGCTATCCCAAAAAGAAAGTCAGCTACTACAATATTTTATGGAACACGCTGGACAATTGCTGACTCACGGGCAGATTATGCAACATTTATGGCAAGATGATGAACAACCAGGAAGTAATGTCATCGCTGCATTAATTCGCTTGTTGCGGCGTAAAATTGAAGTAAATAGTGAATCTGCACTCATTCATACAGTTTACGGCAAAGGCTATCGTTTTGGCTCTGTCGTAATGGAATAA
- the hisG gene encoding ATP phosphoribosyltransferase yields the protein MLTVALPKGELLKNSIRLLQSVGLDFSAFLDSGNRQLQISDASGQAKGLLVRAQDVPVYVEYGQAQLGIVGYDVLQEKKPQVAQLVDLQFGYCRMCVAVKASSSYKLPIDLPAHGRVASKYVNCAREYFQSLDLPIEIVPLYGSVELGPITGMSEAIVDIVSTGKTLRENGLVEIATLYESTARLIVHPLSYRLNTGDLHKVVEQLRKEV from the coding sequence ATGCTGACTGTTGCACTACCAAAAGGGGAATTACTTAAAAATAGCATCCGGCTGTTGCAATCTGTAGGATTAGATTTTAGTGCTTTTTTAGATTCTGGAAACCGCCAACTGCAAATTTCTGATGCTAGTGGACAAGCGAAAGGTCTGTTAGTACGGGCGCAGGATGTACCTGTTTATGTAGAATACGGTCAGGCGCAACTGGGTATTGTTGGTTACGATGTACTACAAGAAAAAAAACCGCAAGTTGCACAATTAGTGGATTTGCAATTTGGTTATTGTAGAATGTGTGTGGCTGTAAAAGCTTCTAGTTCCTACAAGTTGCCGATAGATCTACCTGCTCATGGTCGAGTTGCTTCTAAATATGTCAATTGTGCGCGGGAATATTTTCAAAGTCTGGATTTGCCTATAGAAATAGTTCCTTTGTATGGTTCAGTAGAATTAGGCCCAATTACGGGGATGTCTGAGGCGATTGTGGATATTGTTTCTACGGGTAAGACTTTGCGCGAAAATGGTTTGGTAGAAATTGCAACTTTGTATGAAAGTACGGCCAGGTTAATTGTTCATCCTTTGAGTTATCGTCTGAATACGGGTGATTTGCATAAAGTGGTGGAACAGCTAAGAAAAGAAGTTTAA
- a CDS encoding TVP38/TMEM64 family protein, with translation MNNPISTKTFQNLCKSHISRVYQTYKFIIINRLTRSGAPAKNIKGDTCGSPAFIINKNLQKLAKLCTFTLFAFSIAGLLHTDLALAQESINSSTFNPQEILRNALQWIDNLGTVGAIAFIGIYIIATVAFLPGSILTLGSGIVFGVIWGSIYVFIGATIGATAAFIVGRYLARGWVSQKIADNKKFAAIDQAVGREGLKIVLLMRLSPIFPFNLLNYALGITGVSLKDYIIGSIGMIPGTIMYVYIGSLAGNLALIGTEAQPGNPTLNWVVRIAGLIATVAVSLYVAHIAKNALDEDIL, from the coding sequence ATGAATAATCCAATTTCCACAAAAACCTTTCAGAACTTATGCAAATCGCATATTAGCAGGGTGTATCAGACCTATAAATTTATTATTATCAACAGACTTACGAGATCTGGCGCACCTGCTAAAAATATTAAAGGTGACACTTGCGGAAGTCCTGCCTTTATCATTAACAAAAACTTGCAGAAATTAGCAAAGCTGTGTACTTTTACCTTATTCGCATTTAGCATAGCTGGCTTATTACATACAGACTTAGCCTTAGCACAAGAATCTATTAATTCATCTACTTTTAATCCTCAAGAAATTTTACGCAATGCCTTACAGTGGATTGATAATTTGGGTACAGTGGGGGCAATAGCCTTTATTGGCATTTATATTATTGCCACAGTTGCATTTTTACCCGGTTCAATTCTCACATTAGGTTCTGGTATAGTCTTTGGCGTAATTTGGGGATCTATATATGTTTTTATTGGTGCAACTATAGGTGCAACAGCAGCATTTATAGTAGGACGTTATCTAGCTAGAGGATGGGTTTCTCAGAAAATTGCCGATAACAAAAAATTTGCAGCTATTGATCAAGCTGTAGGTAGAGAAGGATTAAAAATTGTTTTATTAATGCGACTTTCGCCAATATTTCCTTTCAACTTATTAAACTACGCTTTGGGAATTACAGGTGTATCTCTCAAAGATTATATTATCGGTTCTATAGGTATGATTCCCGGAACAATAATGTACGTTTACATTGGTTCCCTAGCTGGAAATTTAGCACTAATTGGCACTGAAGCTCAACCAGGTAATCCTACTTTAAATTGGGTAGTTAGAATCGCAGGTTTAATAGCCACAGTTGCAGTTTCATTGTACGTTGCTCACATAGCAAAAAATGCCCTAGATGAGGATATTTTGTAA
- a CDS encoding TVP38/TMEM64 family protein translates to MIIGKNRINPIMPNHKSRLNSKLQLLLLSFLIATLIIATKFINFQEFLQISVTWVQNLGIFGPIAFIIIYNLATLLFIPGSLLTLKGGYLFGLFWGSVYVLIAALIGSILAFAIGRYLSQDYICRQLEKYPKFKAIDLAVAKEGWKIVLLTRLSPIFPFNLLNYAFGVTKVSLKDYIFGSLGIVPGTVMYVYIGSIAGNIAMINTPNQPTNPETQIWQWIMQIIGLIATISMTCYLTKIAQKALNQSVSVVGNPHSLNDQSNR, encoded by the coding sequence ATGATAATTGGTAAAAATCGGATTAACCCCATAATGCCAAATCATAAATCCAGATTAAATAGCAAATTACAACTATTATTATTAAGTTTCCTAATTGCCACCCTGATTATTGCCACTAAATTTATCAATTTTCAGGAATTTTTACAAATTTCAGTAACTTGGGTACAAAATCTAGGCATTTTTGGGCCAATTGCATTTATTATTATCTACAATTTGGCAACCTTACTGTTTATTCCTGGTTCCCTACTAACTCTCAAAGGTGGTTACTTATTTGGCCTATTTTGGGGGTCTGTATATGTATTAATAGCCGCACTTATCGGCTCTATCCTAGCTTTCGCCATTGGACGTTATCTATCACAAGATTATATTTGCCGACAGCTTGAAAAATATCCTAAATTTAAAGCCATTGATTTAGCAGTAGCGAAAGAAGGATGGAAAATCGTCTTACTAACTCGGCTTTCTCCCATCTTTCCTTTCAATTTATTAAATTATGCTTTTGGGGTAACAAAAGTCTCCCTTAAAGACTATATATTCGGTTCACTTGGCATAGTTCCTGGTACAGTAATGTACGTTTACATTGGCTCAATAGCTGGTAACATTGCCATGATTAACACACCAAATCAACCAACCAATCCAGAAACACAAATTTGGCAATGGATAATGCAAATAATTGGTCTAATTGCTACAATCAGCATGACTTGTTATCTAACAAAAATTGCTCAGAAAGCTCTCAATCAAAGTGTGTCAGTAGTTGGAAATCCACACTCACTAAATGATCAATCAAATCGCTAA
- a CDS encoding TIGR04283 family arsenosugar biosynthesis glycosyltransferase, producing MIQNLDHPRISIIIPTLNEAENIKNAIASTQPSTNIEIIIVDGGSQDSTTAIAQSLGATIVSSQPGRAIQMNAGAAVATGEILLFLHADTLLPPGFDDMIRTTLQQPGIIAGAFALRIDAPHWGLRLVEWGVEVRSRFWQMPYGDQAIFLTQVAFAKIGNFLELPIMEDFELIRRLKNQGKISLISIPVITSSRRWLKKGIFITTFLNQIIIFAYLLGISPERIRKLYRWEKFKRI from the coding sequence ATGATTCAAAATCTTGATCATCCGAGAATTTCTATCATCATTCCGACTCTGAATGAAGCGGAAAATATCAAAAATGCGATCGCAAGTACCCAACCCAGTACAAATATAGAAATAATTATCGTTGATGGTGGTTCTCAAGATAGTACAACAGCGATCGCACAATCATTAGGTGCAACTATCGTCTCCTCTCAACCTGGACGCGCAATCCAAATGAATGCTGGTGCAGCAGTAGCTACTGGTGAAATTCTCCTCTTTCTCCATGCTGATACCCTTTTACCACCTGGGTTTGACGACATGATTCGCACCACCTTACAACAACCGGGGATTATAGCTGGTGCTTTTGCATTGCGGATAGATGCACCGCATTGGGGTTTGCGACTGGTAGAATGGGGAGTAGAAGTGCGATCGCGCTTTTGGCAAATGCCCTATGGTGATCAAGCAATTTTTTTAACTCAAGTAGCATTTGCAAAAATTGGTAACTTTCTTGAATTGCCAATTATGGAAGACTTTGAACTCATCCGCAGGTTAAAAAATCAGGGCAAAATCTCTCTTATTTCCATACCTGTAATTACATCCTCCCGCAGATGGTTAAAAAAAGGAATTTTCATCACCACCTTCCTTAACCAAATCATCATCTTTGCCTATCTACTCGGTATTTCACCAGAACGCATCCGTAAATTGTATCGTTGGGAAAAATTCAAGAGAATTTAA
- a CDS encoding PEP-CTERM sorting domain-containing protein, protein MKSKFSTLLASALLATGIVYTSIAAPAYAEKGGKIQDNSTKDKTPKDKTPEVVSSSIADGGLTGLACNNSNVKFGALSATACEGAFAGNDTGEKGTLLDKLNDNLFSSEIGTGVQWILAGKSDSGNFTADNTADGDLTLAGNLTSFLGKTFVVSLKASNSYSAYLFENFQGTTLKAAYNTIGVSTNGKGTAQGLSHASLFLSNIKPQEPPKNKVPEPASLVGLGLVASGMVMARRRRTLGN, encoded by the coding sequence ATGAAATCTAAATTCTCCACTTTACTAGCTTCTGCATTATTAGCAACCGGAATTGTTTATACTTCAATCGCTGCACCAGCATACGCTGAGAAAGGTGGCAAAATTCAAGATAACAGCACTAAAGACAAAACCCCTAAAGACAAAACCCCTGAAGTTGTTAGCAGCAGCATTGCTGACGGTGGTCTAACTGGTCTTGCTTGTAATAATTCAAATGTTAAGTTTGGCGCACTCAGTGCTACAGCTTGCGAGGGTGCATTTGCAGGTAATGATACAGGCGAAAAAGGCACTTTACTAGATAAATTAAATGATAATTTGTTTAGTAGCGAAATTGGTACTGGCGTGCAATGGATACTAGCTGGCAAATCAGATAGTGGTAATTTTACCGCAGATAACACTGCTGATGGTGATTTGACATTGGCAGGAAACTTGACAAGCTTTTTAGGCAAGACATTTGTAGTGAGTCTGAAAGCTAGTAACAGTTATAGTGCCTATCTCTTTGAAAATTTCCAAGGTACAACTTTAAAGGCAGCATATAATACCATTGGTGTTTCCACAAATGGTAAAGGAACTGCTCAAGGTTTATCTCACGCTTCATTGTTTCTCTCTAATATCAAACCTCAAGAGCCTCCTAAGAACAAAGTTCCCGAACCAGCTTCTTTAGTAGGTTTAGGTTTAGTAGCTAGTGGTATGGTAATGGCTCGTCGTCGTCGCACCCTTGGTAATTAA
- a CDS encoding LL-diaminopimelate aminotransferase codes for MATINDNYLKLKAGYLFPEIARRVNAFAQANPDAKIIRLGIGDVTEPLPEACRTAMIKAVEEMSDRSTFKGYGPEQGYAWLREKIAIQDFQARGAAIEADEIFISDGSKCDSGNILEIFGKNNIIAVTDPVYPVYVDTNVMAGNTGDANEKGEFEGLVYLPVTADNNFTAEIPTQKVDLIYLCFPNNPTGATATKEHLQAWVNYAKANGSIIFFDAAYEAYITDPTLPHSIYEIAGARDCAIEFRSFSKNAGFTGTRCALTVVPKNLTAKAADGSDVELWKLWNRRQSTKFNGVSYIVQRGAEAVYSEVGQAQIKALVSFYLENAKIIREQLTNAGLSVYGGVNAPYVWVKTPNGLSSWEFFDKLLQTVNVVGTPGSGFGAAGEGYFRISAFNSRENVEEAMKRITEKFKL; via the coding sequence ATGGCTACTATTAACGACAACTACTTAAAACTCAAGGCTGGCTACCTGTTCCCGGAAATTGCCCGTCGGGTGAATGCTTTCGCCCAAGCTAACCCAGATGCTAAAATTATCAGATTGGGAATTGGTGATGTAACTGAACCCTTGCCAGAAGCTTGCCGGACTGCAATGATTAAAGCAGTGGAAGAAATGAGCGATCGCTCTACTTTCAAAGGATATGGCCCAGAACAAGGTTATGCTTGGTTAAGGGAAAAAATTGCTATCCAAGACTTCCAAGCACGAGGTGCAGCCATAGAAGCTGATGAAATCTTCATTTCCGACGGTTCTAAGTGCGACTCAGGCAACATTTTAGAGATTTTTGGCAAAAATAACATTATCGCTGTTACTGACCCTGTATATCCAGTTTACGTAGATACCAACGTCATGGCGGGTAACACTGGAGACGCTAATGAAAAAGGCGAATTTGAGGGTTTAGTTTATTTACCTGTCACCGCAGATAACAACTTCACCGCAGAAATTCCTACCCAAAAAGTAGATTTAATTTATCTCTGCTTTCCCAATAACCCCACCGGTGCAACTGCTACCAAAGAACATTTACAAGCTTGGGTAAACTACGCCAAAGCCAACGGTTCGATTATTTTCTTTGATGCTGCTTACGAAGCCTACATTACAGATCCTACCCTGCCCCATTCTATTTATGAAATTGCAGGTGCTAGAGATTGTGCAATTGAGTTTCGTTCTTTCTCCAAAAATGCAGGTTTCACCGGCACACGTTGCGCTTTAACCGTTGTTCCCAAAAACCTTACCGCTAAAGCCGCAGATGGTTCCGACGTAGAACTCTGGAAACTCTGGAACCGTCGTCAATCTACCAAATTTAACGGCGTTTCTTACATTGTCCAAAGAGGTGCAGAAGCGGTTTATTCAGAAGTAGGACAAGCGCAAATCAAAGCTTTAGTAAGTTTCTATTTAGAAAACGCTAAAATTATCCGTGAACAACTCACCAACGCAGGTTTATCAGTTTATGGTGGTGTGAATGCACCTTATGTGTGGGTGAAAACTCCCAATGGTCTATCTAGTTGGGAATTTTTTGATAAGCTATTGCAAACCGTTAACGTTGTAGGAACACCAGGATCTGGTTTTGGTGCTGCTGGTGAAGGTTATTTCCGCATTTCTGCATTTAATAGTCGGGAAAATGTGGAAGAAGCAATGAAACGGATCACTGAGAAGTTTAAGCTTTAG
- a CDS encoding RloB family protein, producing the protein MPKKSSSASSSRGYSDRKVATRDIIERFLIICEGDKTEPNYFESFRVPKDVIDVRGFGYNPSNLVEKAKELKVQGDYDQVWCVFDRDDWTKQDFNNAIANAKREGFQIAYSNEAFELWYVLHFEFLNTGLPRKDYITKLEKWLKHKYKKNSDIIYEELEIFQSTAIKHAKNLLKQYDPENPESDNPSTTVHQLVAELNRFIR; encoded by the coding sequence ATGCCTAAAAAAAGTTCGAGTGCATCATCATCTCGTGGTTATTCTGATAGAAAAGTTGCAACTAGAGATATCATAGAAAGATTTTTAATTATTTGTGAAGGTGACAAAACTGAGCCAAATTACTTCGAGAGTTTTCGCGTCCCTAAAGATGTAATTGATGTCAGAGGATTCGGATATAATCCCAGTAACTTAGTAGAAAAGGCAAAGGAGTTAAAAGTCCAAGGAGATTATGATCAAGTCTGGTGTGTATTTGATAGAGATGATTGGACTAAACAGGATTTTAATAATGCAATTGCAAACGCTAAACGAGAAGGATTTCAAATTGCTTACTCTAATGAAGCTTTTGAATTATGGTATGTATTGCATTTTGAATTTCTCAATACTGGACTTCCTCGTAAAGATTACATAACTAAGTTAGAAAAATGGCTAAAACATAAATATAAAAAGAATAGTGATATAATTTATGAGGAGTTAGAGATTTTTCAATCTACAGCAATCAAACACGCTAAAAATCTTCTCAAACAATATGATCCTGAAAATCCAGAAAGTGATAATCCTTCAACAACAGTACATCAGTTAGTTGCAGAGTTAAACAGATTTATTCGATAA
- a CDS encoding AAA family ATPase, which yields MLIEFSIGNYRSFKDKVTFSMVAANIVAKEKELDENNVFAVDDELKLLKSAAIYGANASGKSNLAKALIFMKWFMINSSKDTQSTDKIEVEAFRLSTETEAQPSFFEIVFILDGKKYRYGFEATKESIVSEWLFYVPKTRETRLFERVYDGKTDKMEYLSKTFKGEGIHPKTRRNALFLSVAAQFNVEIADKILNWLTIKLQIISGLDNRDYFDYTFRCLTENNDFREEIIQLIKKLDLGIREIRINEPEINYFKASELPIHANSSQEMQNKFIDYTIKSILQKAPPINTVHQKFDEQGNSISMELFDLDNQESEGTQKIFAIAGLLVDTLKNGNILIFDEFDARLHPLISKAIVELFNSKETNFNNAQLVFMTHDTNLLSNKLFRRDQIWFTEKNKYGATDLYSLAEYKIRNDASFESDYIKGRYGAIPFIGNLSQIISESNA from the coding sequence ATGCTCATAGAGTTTAGTATTGGTAATTACAGATCATTCAAAGATAAAGTCACTTTTAGTATGGTAGCGGCTAATATCGTCGCTAAAGAAAAAGAACTCGATGAAAATAATGTTTTTGCAGTAGATGATGAGCTTAAATTACTCAAAAGTGCCGCAATTTATGGGGCTAATGCTAGTGGTAAAAGTAATCTAGCCAAAGCTCTTATTTTTATGAAATGGTTTATGATTAACTCCTCTAAAGATACTCAAAGCACAGATAAAATAGAAGTTGAAGCATTTAGGTTAAGTACAGAAACTGAAGCACAACCATCTTTCTTTGAAATTGTGTTTATATTAGATGGGAAAAAGTATAGATATGGTTTTGAAGCTACTAAAGAAAGCATAGTTTCAGAATGGCTATTTTATGTTCCCAAGACAAGAGAAACTCGGCTCTTTGAACGGGTTTATGATGGAAAAACTGATAAAATGGAATATCTATCTAAAACATTTAAAGGTGAAGGTATTCACCCAAAAACTAGACGAAATGCGCTTTTTCTTTCAGTGGCTGCTCAATTTAACGTGGAAATAGCTGATAAAATACTAAATTGGCTCACAATTAAACTACAAATTATTTCCGGCTTAGATAATAGAGATTATTTCGATTATACATTTCGCTGTCTGACAGAGAATAATGATTTTAGAGAAGAAATTATTCAATTAATTAAAAAATTAGATTTAGGTATTAGAGAAATAAGAATAAATGAACCAGAAATAAATTATTTTAAAGCTTCGGAACTTCCTATTCATGCCAATTCTTCTCAAGAAATGCAAAATAAATTCATAGATTATACGATTAAATCTATATTGCAAAAAGCACCTCCTATTAATACTGTACATCAAAAATTTGATGAGCAAGGTAATTCTATTTCTATGGAATTGTTTGACTTAGATAATCAAGAATCTGAAGGAACTCAAAAAATATTTGCTATTGCTGGGTTATTAGTAGATACTCTTAAAAATGGTAATATTTTGATCTTTGATGAATTTGACGCGAGACTTCACCCTTTAATCAGTAAAGCAATAGTTGAATTATTTAACTCTAAAGAAACAAATTTTAATAATGCACAACTAGTATTTATGACTCACGATACAAACTTGCTGAGTAATAAACTTTTTCGTAGAGATCAGATTTGGTTTACCGAAAAAAACAAATATGGTGCTACAGATTTATATTCCTTAGCTGAATATAAAATTAGAAATGATGCCTCATTTGAAAGTGATTATATCAAAGGTAGGTATGGCGCTATTCCTTTTATTGGTAATTTAAGTCAAATCATAAGTGAATCTAATGCCTAA
- a CDS encoding serine/threonine-protein kinase, translated as MTNLYCSQGHQNPSGSKFCLQCGEKMSEIPTNSGSNGIQAGQTLGDRYVIVRQLGQGGFGRTYLAEDINRFREPCVLKEFSPQVQTPYVVQKAAELFQREASVLYNLQHPQIPRFRELLRINLAGKEYLFLVQDHVNGDTYNTLLNNRKQQGLKFTETEVRQLLQQILPVLEYIHSVGVIHRDISPDNLMLRTVDQLPVLIDFGGVKQVAATVASQYYQSGAMTSPPAATLLGKIGFAPPEQMQTGVVSPHSDLYALAVTVLVLLTGKQPQELIDNYDFTWQWRREVSLSPMLGQIIDKMLSPNVSDRYQTARQVLDALNPQPATYPPTELPHHTNPPVPAYVPTSATVAVSSPSSPKTPIPQPVNTPIPQPPSVWTPTNIFIVTLALSASIGLLWWGINNRTRNLAGSDPLITSSPTPSETPTPEPSDNYSPAEKARKQKLNNLREQLDINNGFYVSLINQVFWEKNPSLKGRSLSDSPEDESLRSEWDKTASEVLEKLSGLSSNSRRQLGTYTSSEGDRWKVEVNKVNVGSRSLYDLGDAAFLNKFPEQKGKDFLKQPIGQVWYGFVNDQLNAILSNSAFQRIVFPEGGISKTVSGTLQPGRGKVFIAGLAKEQNMKVELEANSQILLSIYSPSGKVTFLEDSQQRTVSKTLPETGFYEFVVVSTATKPLDYQLTLTAETPTPPEPTETPTETPTANPTETPTATPTETPTEAPKN; from the coding sequence ATGACTAATCTTTATTGTTCTCAAGGTCATCAAAATCCGTCGGGTAGTAAGTTTTGTCTCCAATGTGGGGAGAAAATGTCGGAGATCCCTACAAATTCTGGTAGCAATGGTATTCAAGCAGGACAAACTTTAGGCGATCGCTATGTTATTGTACGTCAACTCGGACAAGGAGGGTTTGGACGTACTTATTTAGCTGAAGATATCAATCGCTTTCGGGAACCTTGCGTTTTAAAAGAATTCTCTCCCCAAGTTCAAACTCCTTACGTTGTCCAAAAAGCAGCAGAACTTTTTCAGAGAGAAGCAAGTGTTCTTTATAACCTACAGCATCCCCAAATTCCCCGCTTCCGAGAACTGTTACGCATCAACCTAGCAGGGAAAGAATACCTATTTTTAGTACAAGATCATGTCAACGGTGACACTTATAATACTTTATTAAATAATCGCAAACAGCAAGGGTTGAAATTTACAGAAACAGAAGTACGTCAGCTATTACAGCAAATTTTACCAGTACTGGAATACATCCACTCTGTTGGTGTCATTCATCGTGATATTTCTCCTGATAACTTAATGCTTCGCACCGTTGATCAATTACCCGTATTAATTGATTTTGGTGGTGTCAAACAAGTAGCCGCAACAGTTGCTTCTCAATATTACCAAAGCGGTGCTATGACATCCCCCCCAGCGGCAACCTTATTAGGGAAAATAGGATTTGCACCCCCAGAACAAATGCAAACTGGTGTGGTGTCTCCCCACAGTGACTTATATGCTTTAGCTGTAACGGTGTTAGTTTTACTGACAGGTAAACAACCCCAAGAACTAATTGATAATTATGATTTTACTTGGCAATGGCGACGAGAAGTAAGCCTCAGTCCCATGCTAGGACAGATAATAGATAAAATGTTATCGCCAAATGTGAGCGATCGCTATCAAACAGCCCGTCAAGTTTTAGATGCACTCAACCCCCAACCAGCAACCTATCCCCCCACAGAACTACCACATCATACCAACCCACCAGTCCCTGCTTACGTTCCCACATCTGCAACTGTCGCTGTATCGTCTCCCTCTTCCCCCAAAACCCCAATACCTCAACCTGTCAATACACCCATTCCGCAACCTCCAAGCGTTTGGACACCAACAAACATCTTCATTGTCACCTTAGCTTTATCAGCCAGTATCGGTCTACTGTGGTGGGGAATCAATAACCGGACACGGAATCTAGCAGGAAGCGACCCTTTAATTACATCTAGTCCTACCCCTAGCGAAACCCCAACCCCAGAACCTTCAGATAATTATTCCCCAGCAGAAAAAGCACGCAAACAAAAATTAAATAATCTCCGGGAACAGTTAGATATAAATAATGGCTTTTATGTGAGTTTAATTAATCAAGTTTTTTGGGAAAAGAACCCCAGCTTAAAAGGGCGTAGCCTAAGCGATAGTCCAGAAGATGAAAGTTTGCGGTCAGAATGGGATAAAACCGCCTCAGAAGTCCTAGAAAAGCTCTCAGGACTCAGTTCTAATTCTCGTCGTCAGCTAGGAACTTACACTTCTTCAGAAGGCGATCGCTGGAAAGTCGAAGTTAATAAAGTCAACGTTGGTAGTCGTTCTTTATATGATTTAGGTGATGCCGCTTTTTTAAATAAATTTCCTGAACAGAAGGGTAAAGATTTTCTCAAACAACCCATTGGCCAAGTTTGGTATGGTTTTGTCAATGATCAACTTAATGCTATCCTTTCAAACAGCGCATTTCAAAGAATAGTTTTTCCTGAAGGTGGTATCAGTAAAACAGTTAGCGGAACTCTGCAACCTGGTAGGGGTAAAGTATTTATCGCTGGACTGGCCAAAGAGCAAAATATGAAAGTTGAACTAGAAGCAAATTCCCAAATTTTGCTATCAATTTATTCTCCTTCTGGGAAAGTGACATTTTTAGAAGATTCTCAACAACGTACAGTTTCTAAAACATTACCAGAAACAGGATTTTATGAATTTGTAGTTGTTTCCACAGCCACGAAACCATTAGATTATCAACTGACTCTGACAGCAGAAACTCCAACACCACCAGAACCAACTGAAACCCCAACCGAAACTCCGACAGCAAACCCAACCGAAACCCCAACAGCAACTCCAACCGAAACCCCAACTGAAGCCCCAAAAAACTAA